A single Deinococcus sp. Leaf326 DNA region contains:
- a CDS encoding cysteine desulfurase family protein — MIYLDYAATHPMTPAALDAYVRAAALPGNPASVHAAGQAARERLEDGRAQMAAALRVDPRTLTVNSGGTEGDNHVVLGCALAWEEARGRPGHLVTTPTEHSAVLAPVRTLAARGWDVTFLTPDAHGRYAPAELEGALRPDTALVSIHHANNETGTVQDTAALAAVAAARGVPYHTDAVQAPGVLPLDLTGWGVTYATFSAHKWGGPRGVGLLYVRRGAELPPVTFGGGQEGGLRPGTGNTAGVYSAGVALTEAEAAREETFAHLSLLRERFMAAVADLPGLRVNHMPEGSPKVVSLTLPGADGEALLMNLDLLGVSASAGSACAAGTMQPSHVLTALGLSEADARASLRLSFGAATIPDEVDHAAAALRQAAEWSRM; from the coding sequence GTGATCTACCTCGACTACGCCGCGACCCACCCCATGACCCCGGCAGCGCTCGACGCCTACGTGCGCGCTGCGGCCCTGCCAGGCAACCCCGCGAGCGTCCACGCGGCTGGGCAGGCGGCCCGCGAACGCCTGGAAGACGGCCGCGCGCAGATGGCGGCCGCGCTACGGGTGGACCCGCGCACCCTGACCGTGAACAGCGGCGGCACCGAGGGCGACAACCACGTCGTGCTGGGCTGCGCCCTGGCCTGGGAGGAGGCGCGCGGCCGCCCCGGTCACCTCGTCACCACGCCTACCGAGCACTCGGCGGTGCTGGCCCCGGTCCGCACCCTGGCAGCGCGCGGCTGGGACGTGACCTTCCTGACGCCAGACGCGCACGGCCGCTACGCCCCCGCCGAGCTGGAAGGGGCGCTGCGGCCGGATACAGCCCTTGTGAGCATCCACCATGCCAACAACGAGACCGGAACCGTGCAGGACACGGCCGCGCTGGCCGCCGTCGCCGCCGCGAGGGGGGTGCCCTACCACACCGACGCGGTGCAGGCGCCGGGCGTGCTGCCGCTGGATCTCACGGGCTGGGGCGTGACCTACGCGACCTTCAGCGCGCACAAGTGGGGTGGGCCGCGTGGTGTGGGCCTGCTGTACGTGCGCCGGGGAGCCGAGCTGCCGCCTGTGACCTTCGGCGGCGGCCAGGAGGGCGGCCTGCGCCCCGGCACCGGCAACACGGCCGGCGTGTACTCGGCGGGCGTGGCCCTGACCGAAGCCGAAGCCGCGCGCGAGGAGACCTTTGCTCACCTGAGCCTTCTGCGGGAGCGCTTCATGGCGGCCGTGGCGGACCTGCCGGGCTTACGGGTCAACCACATGCCGGAAGGCAGTCCCAAGGTCGTCAGCCTCACCCTGCCCGGCGCCGACGGCGAGGCCCTGCTCATGAACCTCGACCTGCTGGGTGTGTCGGCCAGTGCGGGCAGCGCCTGTGCGGCCGGCACCATGCAGCCCAGCCACGTCCTGACTGCCCTGGGCCTGAGCGAAGCCGACGCGAGGGCCTCCCTGCGTCTGAGTTTCGGCGCCGCCACCATCCCTGACGAGGTGGACCACGCGGCGGCGGCGCTGCGTCAGGCCGCCGAATGGAGCCGGATGTAG